The genomic DNA TCCAGGAAGTGCAGGTCGCCCTGCCCCCAGTGCAGCGCCGACACCACCAGAAAGAGCCAGAAGGCGGCCAGGGGAGCGGCGTGCCACGCGAGCAGGTAGAGCGCCGCGAGTCCCGCGTAGCCCAGGCAATACAGCCCCACCGCGCCGGGCCGCCGCCCCCAGGCCCACCCCAGCCGCCCCGGCACGAGGTGGTCGAGCGCCCCGTGCGGCAGCCCGAACAGCACCACGCTCAGCAGCAGCGGCAAGAAGGCGTACGCCGTCAGCGTCTCCGGGATAAGGACCCACCCCACGAGCAGCCCCCCCACTGCGGCCCAGGGAAGCGCCACGAGGGACCAGGGAAAGGACCGATCCGGGCGGGCGGCGATCTCGGTCTGCGGGCGGGCGGGGGCGGCTTCCACGGCACCCATTCTCCCGGGGCCGGGAGGGCGGGCGCTGCGCCACGATGGGGGGCGGCGTGTAAGAACTTCCCCAATCCGGCCCGGCCCTCCCCCGCGCGACGTGCTATGGCTTACAGTCTGGAGGGCGGATGAAGATCGTCCGGGGTCATCTTCCTGGTACGGTGCCCGCACCCGGGCCGCGCGCCCGCTCCCCCCGCCCTGCCCCGAGGTGGACATGGACCTTGACGTTCTCGGCCTATCGCGCTTCCAGTTCGCGTCCACCAGCATCTTTCACTTCTTCTTCGTGTCGCTTACCGTGGGGCTGGCCTTTTTGATCGCCGTGATGGAGACGGTCGCGTTCGTGCGCAAGGACCGGGCGCACATCTACGCGAACATGACGAACTTCTTCGGGCACCTCTTCCTGATCAACTTCGCGGTCGGCGTGGTGACGGGCATCGTGCAGGAGTTCCAATTCGGCATGAACTGGAGCCAGTACTCCAAGTTCGTAGGCAACATCTTCGGCGTGCCGCTCGCGCTGGAGGTGCTGATGGCCTTTTTCCTGGAAAGCACCTTCATCGCCCTGTGGTGGTTCGGCAAAGACCGTCTGAAACCCGCCGTCCGCCTGGCGAGCATCTGGCTCGTCGCGGTCGGCACCCAGATCAGCGCCTTTTGGATCGTGCTGGCGAACGGCTGGATGCACCACCCGGTCGGTTACGAGGTGGTGGGCGACCAGGCGTTCCTGACGGACTTCGCGGCGGTCGTCTTCAATTACAAGGCCGTCTTGTACTTCCTCCACGTGCAGGGCTCGGCGTGGTCGGTCGCGGCCTTCCTGGTCCTCGGCGTGAGCGCTTACCACCTGCTGCGCAAGCAGAGCGTGGAGGTCTTTTCTCGCTCGCTGCGGATCGGGATCATCTTCGCGGTCGTCGGGTCGGTCTTCTCGGCGACGAGCGGGCACCGCGCCGCCCAGGTCGCCCGCTACGACCAGCCCATGAAGTTCGCCGCGATGGAGGCGCAGTGGGAGACCTCGACCTCGCCCGCGCCGTGGTCCGCCGTGGCGCTCATCAACGAGCGTGAGCAGAGAAACGACTTCAACGTGGAGATCCCCTACCTGGGCTCCATCCTGGCCTACAACCGCCCCGTCGGCAACTACGAGGGCATCATCCCCCTCCAGGAGCGCTACGAGCGGCTCTACGGCCCCGGCAACTACGTTCCGCCCGTGACCTGGGTGTACTGGAACTTCCGCATCATGGTCGGGATCGGGATGGTGATGCTCCTCGCCGCCTTCGGGGGGGCCTACCTGTGGTGGCGCAGGCGGGCGGGGCTCGACGACACCCGCTGGTATCTGCGGCTCCTGCTCTTCACCATCCCGCTGCCGTGGATCGCCAACTTCTGCGGCTGGATCACCACCGAGATGGGCCGCCAGCCCTTCATGGTGTACGGCCTGCTCACGACCACCGAGGGGGTGAGCGCCAACTCGTACACGGAAGTCTTCGTCGGCCTCGTCGGCCTGTGGATCGTCTACCTCGCCCTGATCGGCCTCGACATCTACCTCCTCGCCGTGACCGCGCGGGCGGGCGTCCACCACAAGCCGGAGGTCCAGCTCCTCGCCGCCCCGGCCCCGAACTACGCGGGCGAGGGCTTCCAGGAGTACGAGCGGCGGAACTAGGAAGGAAGGAAGGAGGGGTGAGGCAGGAGCAAGCCTTCCCGAGTCCTGAACCCCGGCCCCTCACCCCGTCCCCCTTCCAAGGAGGCTTCGACACCGACATGGACCTCGTGACCCTGTGGTTTTGGCTGATCGCCCTGACCTTCACCCTGTACTTCTTTCTGGAGGGCTTCGACTTCGGGGTGGATATGCTGCGGCCCTTCCTGGCGCGCAGCGAGGCCGAGGAACGGGCGCTGGTGGGCACCATCGGCCCCTTCTGGGACGGCAACGAGGTCTGGGCCATCGCGGCGGCGGGGGTGATGTTCTCGACCTTCCCGGTGTGGTACGGGACGCTCTTTTCGGGGCTGTACCCGGTCTTCGTGATCATCCTGCTTTCCCTGCTCATGCGCGGCGTGTCCTTCGAGTACCGCAATCAGGTGGACCAGCCGCGCTGGCGTGCGTTCTGGGACTGGATGTCCTTTTTCGGGAGCCTGACCCCCTCGTTTTTCTGGGGCCTGACGATGGCGAAACTCATCGAGGGCCTGCCCGTGAACGCGGACGAGCGGGTCCTCGGCGGCTTTTCTGACGTGTTCACCCCCTTCTCGGTGGCGGGCGGGCTGGCGACGACCCTGCTGTTCATCCTGCACGGGGCGAACTTCTTGCTGCTGCGGCTGCACAAAGACACCCGGCTCTACACCCGCGCCCGCGCCGCGGCCCTCCTCTGGGGGGCCCTCGCCACCGGGGCGATCCTGCTCTTCGTGGTCATGGGGTACGTGACCGAGGGGCTGTTCAACTCCTTCGGGGTGTTGCCGTGGCTTTTCCCGGTCGCCGCCGGGCTGACCCTGGGAAGCATCTGGTATGGCCTGACGCGCCGGCTCGACGTGTTCGCCTTCCTGATGAGCAGCTTGACCATAGTCTTCTCCACGGTGACGATCTTCATCGCGCTCTACACCCGCGGGGTGGTGCTGCCTTCCACCCTCGATCCCCAGTACAGCCTGGGCCTGCGGGAGAGCGCGAGCCAGCCCTACACCCTGACCCTGATGACGTGGGTGGGCGGCATCTTCCTGCCCCTGATCATCG from Deinococcus planocerae includes the following:
- a CDS encoding cytochrome ubiquinol oxidase subunit I; translation: MDLDVLGLSRFQFASTSIFHFFFVSLTVGLAFLIAVMETVAFVRKDRAHIYANMTNFFGHLFLINFAVGVVTGIVQEFQFGMNWSQYSKFVGNIFGVPLALEVLMAFFLESTFIALWWFGKDRLKPAVRLASIWLVAVGTQISAFWIVLANGWMHHPVGYEVVGDQAFLTDFAAVVFNYKAVLYFLHVQGSAWSVAAFLVLGVSAYHLLRKQSVEVFSRSLRIGIIFAVVGSVFSATSGHRAAQVARYDQPMKFAAMEAQWETSTSPAPWSAVALINEREQRNDFNVEIPYLGSILAYNRPVGNYEGIIPLQERYERLYGPGNYVPPVTWVYWNFRIMVGIGMVMLLAAFGGAYLWWRRRAGLDDTRWYLRLLLFTIPLPWIANFCGWITTEMGRQPFMVYGLLTTTEGVSANSYTEVFVGLVGLWIVYLALIGLDIYLLAVTARAGVHHKPEVQLLAAPAPNYAGEGFQEYERRN
- the cydB gene encoding cytochrome d ubiquinol oxidase subunit II — protein: MDLVTLWFWLIALTFTLYFFLEGFDFGVDMLRPFLARSEAEERALVGTIGPFWDGNEVWAIAAAGVMFSTFPVWYGTLFSGLYPVFVIILLSLLMRGVSFEYRNQVDQPRWRAFWDWMSFFGSLTPSFFWGLTMAKLIEGLPVNADERVLGGFSDVFTPFSVAGGLATTLLFILHGANFLLLRLHKDTRLYTRARAAALLWGALATGAILLFVVMGYVTEGLFNSFGVLPWLFPVAAGLTLGSIWYGLTRRLDVFAFLMSSLTIVFSTVTIFIALYTRGVVLPSTLDPQYSLGLRESASQPYTLTLMTWVGGIFLPLIIGYQIWNYYVFRERVRPDEGGLDKGYD